A region of Clostridia bacterium DNA encodes the following proteins:
- the addA gene encoding helicase-exonuclease AddAB subunit AddA, which translates to MSKTVQWTAEQQQAIRARERKILVAAAAGSGKTAVLVERIIQRLLDPVRPLDLDRLLVVTFTEAAAAEMRTRIGQALAQALNQDPANHHLKRQLALLHKAQISTLHSFCLSVVRRYFYELGLDPAAQVLSERESLLLEQEVLEQVLEERYTGGSETFFRLAEMYGSQREGLLAEEILRLARFLRAQPFPDRWLEHALAFYEEETLKPLEEMPWYPELTGTIALKVEGALDVYRQAMALAALPKGPKAYLDNLRKEYAGLEDLLAALEKGLAWSVLQEKYLAATKYASLKGIKKTDQVDEQIKERVKELRDEAKDTMGELKKYFLRGPEAYRQELLAVAPIVRELASLLRDVMAAYRQAKIRRGQLDFSDLEHYCLQLLCRVDDTGQVRPSAVARELAQQYREIMVDEYQDTNDLQDLILRVLTGEDTGDGALPSLFMVGDVKQSIYRFRMANPGLFLAKYLAYARQEGSPQRKILLSANFRSRREVVDGVNWIFRRIMTAKTGELDYDQEAELIYRAHYPEPPAGIPLVAGPVEFHVINGSRSEEGEGAAEEVELTALEKEAQLIAYRIRQLVGLEGEPPGHVWDKSINDYRPVRFKDIVILLRSARDKANVLLDVLHRYNIPAYAELGTGYFQATEVSIMLSLLQIIDNPDQDIPLAAVLRSPLVGLNTNELAKVRLHRPWGSFWGALRDYMAGTPDGEPARKLEGFLTNLDRWRTLARQGPLSRLIWQIYEETAFLDYAGAMPGGRQRKANLYALYDRAREFDAFSRHGLFRFLRFIEKLQEDNEDLGLAGAYGESDDVVRIMSIHKSKGLEFPVVIVANLGGRFNFKDLDRTPLVHQDFGFGPMHCDLELRVKYPTMAYWGIRAALQKAMLAEELRVLYVALTRAREKLILVGAGREPEELKERWQEKGRAGGLLPLPVLAEARSYLDWLGPALSAPHHLPPGLFQVYYWDTPAGHPLPVPGSENKLAGLPWDRIRKLEPLEPAAGDKEAEAGLAGRLTWRYPFLLSAGKAAKLSATELKRRLQVQDEAAQPVIPRATITARPRFLQETQALTGAELGTAMHLVMQHLDFHAVDTKELINRQIEKMVEEEFLTPEQAQAVGWKRFLDFFQSPLGQKLAAAPPEKVKREVAFTLGIPAREIYPDLGEGETERVIVQGIIDCLLVEEDGIILIDYKNDQVREDDLSRVVAGYRHQLELYARAVGEIYGRPVKEKYLYFFQLGQAIPV; encoded by the coding sequence ATGAGTAAGACGGTGCAGTGGACGGCGGAGCAGCAGCAAGCCATCCGGGCGCGGGAAAGGAAGATCCTGGTGGCGGCCGCTGCCGGTTCCGGCAAAACGGCGGTGCTGGTGGAAAGAATTATTCAACGGCTCCTGGACCCGGTCCGGCCGCTGGACCTGGACCGGCTGCTGGTGGTGACTTTTACCGAAGCGGCGGCCGCCGAGATGCGGACCCGCATTGGGCAGGCCCTGGCACAAGCATTAAATCAAGATCCCGCCAACCACCACTTGAAACGGCAGCTGGCCCTCCTGCATAAAGCCCAGATTTCCACCCTGCACAGTTTCTGTTTAAGTGTGGTGCGGCGGTATTTTTACGAACTGGGCCTGGACCCGGCGGCCCAAGTGTTGAGCGAACGAGAGAGCCTCCTGTTGGAACAGGAAGTGCTGGAGCAGGTGCTGGAAGAGAGGTACACCGGGGGCAGTGAAACCTTTTTCCGGCTGGCGGAAATGTACGGCAGCCAGCGGGAGGGGTTGCTGGCGGAGGAAATCCTGCGCCTGGCCCGTTTCTTAAGGGCACAGCCTTTCCCGGACCGGTGGCTGGAACATGCTTTGGCTTTTTATGAGGAGGAGACATTGAAGCCCCTGGAGGAAATGCCCTGGTACCCGGAGCTCACCGGTACCATAGCCCTCAAGGTGGAGGGGGCTCTGGATGTTTACCGGCAGGCCATGGCGCTGGCGGCATTGCCCAAAGGGCCCAAGGCTTACCTGGATAATTTGCGTAAGGAATACGCCGGTTTGGAAGACCTTTTGGCGGCTTTAGAAAAAGGACTGGCCTGGTCCGTGCTGCAGGAGAAGTACCTGGCGGCCACCAAGTACGCCTCTCTCAAGGGGATCAAAAAGACGGATCAGGTGGATGAACAGATTAAGGAGCGGGTGAAGGAGCTTAGAGATGAAGCCAAGGACACCATGGGAGAGCTGAAAAAATACTTCCTGCGCGGCCCGGAAGCATACCGGCAGGAGCTGCTGGCCGTGGCCCCCATCGTGAGGGAGCTGGCGTCCTTGCTCCGGGATGTTATGGCAGCCTACCGGCAAGCCAAAATCAGGCGGGGGCAGCTGGACTTCAGTGATCTGGAGCATTACTGCCTGCAGCTGTTGTGCCGTGTCGATGATACCGGGCAAGTACGGCCCTCCGCCGTCGCCCGGGAGCTGGCCCAACAATACCGGGAAATCATGGTGGATGAATATCAGGATACCAATGACCTGCAGGATCTCATCCTCCGGGTGTTGACCGGCGAGGACACCGGTGATGGGGCACTGCCGTCATTATTCATGGTGGGAGACGTGAAGCAAAGCATCTACCGGTTCCGGATGGCCAACCCGGGGCTGTTCCTGGCCAAGTACCTGGCTTATGCCCGGCAGGAAGGCAGCCCCCAGCGCAAGATCCTGCTGTCCGCCAATTTCCGCAGCCGCCGGGAAGTCGTGGACGGGGTAAATTGGATCTTCCGCCGCATCATGACTGCGAAGACAGGGGAGTTGGATTACGACCAAGAAGCCGAATTGATCTACCGGGCTCATTATCCGGAACCGCCGGCGGGGATTCCCTTGGTGGCCGGGCCGGTGGAATTCCACGTCATCAACGGGAGCCGAAGCGAGGAGGGTGAAGGGGCTGCGGAGGAAGTGGAGCTGACAGCCCTGGAAAAGGAAGCACAGCTGATTGCTTACCGGATCAGGCAGCTGGTGGGCCTGGAGGGAGAGCCCCCCGGCCATGTTTGGGATAAAAGCATCAACGATTACCGTCCCGTTCGTTTCAAAGACATAGTCATCCTTCTCCGCAGCGCCAGGGATAAAGCCAATGTTTTGCTGGATGTACTGCACCGGTATAATATTCCCGCTTATGCCGAACTGGGGACCGGCTATTTTCAAGCGACGGAAGTAAGCATCATGCTCTCCCTGCTGCAAATCATTGACAACCCTGATCAAGACATCCCCCTGGCGGCAGTGCTCCGTTCCCCCCTGGTAGGTTTAAATACCAATGAGCTGGCGAAAGTGCGCCTCCACCGCCCTTGGGGAAGTTTCTGGGGCGCACTGCGGGATTACATGGCCGGGACGCCGGATGGGGAGCCGGCGCGGAAATTAGAGGGATTCTTGACGAATTTGGACCGCTGGCGGACCCTGGCCAGGCAGGGGCCTTTAAGCCGCTTGATCTGGCAGATCTATGAGGAAACTGCCTTCTTGGATTATGCCGGGGCCATGCCGGGGGGCCGGCAGCGCAAAGCGAATCTCTATGCCCTCTATGACCGGGCCAGGGAGTTTGATGCCTTCAGCCGGCACGGCTTGTTCCGCTTTTTGCGCTTCATTGAAAAGCTGCAGGAAGATAACGAGGACCTGGGACTGGCCGGCGCCTACGGGGAAAGCGATGATGTGGTCCGGATCATGAGCATTCACAAGAGCAAGGGACTGGAGTTCCCGGTGGTGATCGTGGCCAATTTAGGGGGCCGCTTTAACTTCAAAGACTTAGACCGCACCCCCCTGGTGCACCAGGACTTTGGCTTCGGACCCATGCACTGTGATTTGGAGCTGCGGGTCAAATACCCGACCATGGCTTACTGGGGTATCAGGGCGGCCCTGCAGAAGGCCATGCTGGCTGAAGAACTGCGGGTTCTCTACGTGGCCTTGACCCGAGCCAGGGAAAAATTGATTTTAGTCGGGGCCGGCCGGGAACCGGAAGAACTGAAGGAGCGGTGGCAGGAAAAGGGCCGTGCCGGAGGTCTCTTGCCCCTGCCGGTGCTGGCGGAAGCCAGGTCCTACTTGGATTGGTTGGGACCTGCCCTAAGCGCCCCTCATCATCTCCCGCCGGGCCTGTTCCAAGTGTATTACTGGGACACACCTGCCGGGCACCCTTTGCCGGTGCCGGGCAGCGAAAACAAGCTGGCGGGTTTGCCCTGGGATAGGATTAGGAAATTGGAGCCGTTGGAACCGGCAGCAGGGGATAAGGAAGCGGAAGCAGGGTTGGCGGGTCGTCTTACCTGGCGCTACCCGTTCCTCCTTTCCGCCGGCAAAGCAGCCAAGCTTTCCGCCACGGAGTTAAAGCGGCGGCTGCAGGTTCAGGATGAGGCGGCACAACCGGTCATCCCCAGGGCCACCATCACGGCCAGGCCCCGTTTCCTGCAGGAGACCCAGGCTTTGACAGGTGCGGAACTGGGTACGGCCATGCATTTGGTGATGCAGCACCTGGATTTCCACGCCGTGGATACCAAGGAGTTAATTAACCGGCAAATTGAAAAGATGGTGGAAGAGGAATTCTTGACGCCGGAACAAGCCCAAGCCGTGGGATGGAAACGCTTCTTGGATTTCTTCCAAAGTCCCCTGGGACAAAAGCTGGCGGCGGCTCCCCCGGAAAAGGTGAAAAGGGAAGTGGCGTTCACTTTAGGCATACCCGCCCGGGAGATTTACCCGGACTTGGGCGAAGGGGAAACGGAACGAGTGATTGTGCAGGGTATCATCGACTGCCTGCTCGTGGAAGAGGATGGGATCATCCTGATCGATTACAAGAACGACCAGGTCCGGGAAGATGACTTGTCCCGGGTGGTGGCAGGTTACCGCCATCAATTGGAACTATATGCCAGGGCCGTGGGGGAAATCTACGGCCGGCCCGTGAAAGAAAAATACCTGTATTTCTTCCAATTGGGGCAGGCGATACCGGTCTGA